The Mastacembelus armatus chromosome 4, fMasArm1.2, whole genome shotgun sequence genome segment CATCTCCAATCTGGTGGTGAAGAGGCAGTTCCACTGACAGTAGAAGGATGGTAAGAAACAGATCAGTTACACTTTATCCAGACTGATAAGCTTATTTAATTACACTACCATCCAGAACTGAACATATATTGCACTGGTTTTCCATGCAAAGCTGCCATGTGCCTTATGCTATttgtacttattttttttatttgatcttatcttatcttgcatgcttttatttgtattgttttttttttttacttttgacaaGCATGAAGAAAATCTTCTGTGCATATATCACAGTTCAGGTGAAATCTGCTGGCACACCTAAAACTTACTATGTTTGCATTACAGCTGGTGGGCCGATGCACAGCAATGATGCCTGGGATGGCACATATAGAGATGATTTTTCCAGGACTTCTGGTCATCCACTGATCCTTCTGCATGTTCAGGAGGCCTTTCAAGGAGTGGAAGATGCTGTGGTTGAGAGGCTGAAGATGGTGGGAACAGTGTAGCAGGAAGTAGAGAAACACCACACTGTTGGCTCCAAAACCTCAAAATGTAAGAGGCCTGATTGTCCAACTGCAAAATCACTGGTGCTTTTGGTGGTGGATAGAAAGACAGCAGTTACTCTCCATAAAATAACAGTCCTACCATGATGGTACAGTACCATCATATACCATGGTATTACTATGGAATTGTACCATCATAGTAGTGACAAAAATTACCATGCCAATTGTTTATGATAGTACCACAGTATTTTTGTAAGAATCCAAAGTTGAATCAAGACCTACTAAATCCTGGTTAGTCATCAGTGGTTAAGTGCAAAATCTTTCACAAGTAATAGTTTAAATACAATATAGAAATTACATAATAGATATTATAATACTACCAAAAGTTGTTATGCAAAATGGGGCTTTTCATAACTAGTTTAcgaaaataaatgaatgtataaGCATCACAAATATGGCTGATAGTGGTGGAGAAAATTTTGAGTGTGTTATATACTGCTGGGCCGCTTAACCCATATGATACCTGATAACACATAACAGTAACTTATATGTACAATTTTATTGTATACTCCCTACTTCGTATTCATAAACCAAATCCACAAAATAAGTAGTAACAAAGCTGCCAAAGGAAGAGTGGTGGGATTTATTAGggcaaacaaaagaaataatattaatgtaataaaatagtGTTGACTAAATTTTGCCAAATTGTGTATGATGCCTGTGGACCCTCATTAGCATGGTATTTTGGCATTTTGGTATCATCAATGTTCAAACATGAGAATAGTTATTGCATTgcttttattaattcatttgatCATCTGACTTTGATACCAGAATAGATCcctataaaatacatttcaattatttgttttttcacaaaagtaaatattttaaaatatctgcatGATGCTAATTAGGAGATCATGTTTTGGTGGATGGCACTTTGGATAATATAGGTAAGGCTCACCTGTTGATGAAAGATGTgcagaaaaatatgcaaaatgtcTGTAATTAACAAATACGGTAAGGTAGTTTAACATGGAAACATTGGCCAatgcagactttaaaaataataagaaaaaaggATATGTGGTAGAATTTGCTCTCAAAATGTACAAGTTACACTAAAATGTTGTGAGTTAAGCAGCATATAAAATCTCAATCTGCTGCTCTTCCTGAAACATCCAGGGTCATGgtgggggctggagccaatctcaGCTAAtagtgggtgagaggtggggtacaccctggtcataaaacactcacattcacattcaatCCTACAGACAATTCCAAGTCACCAATTaatctaacctgcatgtgtttggactctgggaggaaaccagagtaccagATAAAACCTACGTagacacggggagaacatgcaaacctACAGAGAGACCCAGGGTGGAATGAGGTTCAAAACATTACAATACTTCTGCTTCTACATCACAGTTAGAGCAAAGCCTCCTAAGGCACACGCtggtaataaaaaatatatatatacatatttagtTTGTATTAGTGTTTGTAATGCTTAATTCCAccttaaaaaatggaaaagtgcATCTTTGtgtaaaagtattttttgtttttgtcaaccTGCCCTAAAATCTCTAGTTGTCACCAAGTGTGAGTAGCAGACAGTGGCTCAGTGTTTCTGTAACACATAGATCAGGACAGTCTCCAGCCAGGCGATGAGGGAGACGGGGTCAGTGTCGGGCAGATTTGCAGATTTTGTCATAAACCTCTGGAAAGGCCTCCTTACAGCCTAGTTCCCGTCTTAGTCTATGATAGAGCTGTCCATCAAACATCTCCCAAAATTCCTCTCGCTCCATATACACATCTGCATACAGCATCTGGAACCTGCAGGAGGCAAATGGCAAATTGATGGtcaatatgtaaatgaaattgtatataaagacaaaaagatgGGAGGCAGTGTGATGGTCTAGTTTTATTCACAGAAGCTaaactttgtgtttcatttgagaCTTACCCATGGACATCTCTGACAAACTTCTCTAGTTGACGCATTGATGCTTTCGCTTCAAAGTGTTTGACTTTGGGCTCTCCATAAGCCCCAATATCCACATACAGCTCCTCCTCTTGTCCTTTGGGATGAACCATCCCTCTGCCTGGTGGCAAGAGGAATGGACACAGCCAGAGAGGATAAACCTGAAATAACACATGGGAAAGAATTGAATTAGTCTGGACCATGAACAGCAAGTATTTGGTGGGTTTACTCATATATGAGCCCTACATTAATTTCCTGGTGGAAGCATCTGATAGCAGCCTGCAGATGCTTCATGGGTACCAACATGTCCTGGACCACGTGGTGCTGTTCGTAAAGACGTCTTATTGTTTCACCCTGTGTGAGCTTCAATAAAGAGATCTTAGGAGGAACCAACCACCCAAAAAGCCAGCGGAACACTGGGTTGTTGCCAAATGGGATGATATCCTGGAAATAAGACAGATGCACACACCTTGTTATGCAAACACATTAAAAGAAGATGCCAAAGAGGCTCTTTGTGATGCAGTGTGCCACAACTAGTCCTGAAACAagtcatttatgtatttatcaaacaaaaaaaaaaaaatcaaatagttgatttcagcttctcaaaaagtgtttttctctattttatatcATACAAAATTAATATTTGGGGTTTTTAGACTGATGGTTAGAAAATGGAAGTTATTTTAATATGTAATGTTAGTTAAATTTATGTAAACATgacatgcattttgttttacagttttacttgtTTTGAAGTTAATGATAAATAATGATTAGCTGCTGACCAGTTAGCTGAAACAGATTAAAATGTGTATGGAAGCCAGTGAATTTAATAAATCTGCTGTTACTAAATTTATAGCATTTAgaaattttactttgaaaataccccctttttaaaaaatctagaGGATTTTTGGTTCTACATCCCCAAATTCAAACTGAACTTTTGAAGTGTGCAGGATTTGATCTGGGCACTAGCTGGATTTTCGTGGCTGACAGCACGTAACCTGATAGAACAGAGGTCTGATCGATTCAGTCCAGACTCAACAAATTAAGTAGGTAACCCAgatgtttatgtttaaattCATTCATATGGAATTGTCTGGTGTCTGAATTTCATCATTCCATTTTGagcaacatgtttgtttggtttCCCCTGAATTTTTGGATCAAAATTgggataaataaatataatgaatctgaaatgcattttcatgAATTTAAGGTATTTAAGTGAATTTGTGATCAATAAAAAACCCCAAAACTTTAAAATCCAGTTTACACGAGATATGGTCAGGTATGTCAATATACGTGTGACGACATTTTTAACCTTATTatgcaatattaaaaaaaatccatataaTGTTCTCTCTTTGGCTGCCAAAAAACGAATTCAAGCTTAATGCAGAGGAATCACTGATAAAATCCACTCAGGCTCGTCGTACGTTCAACCACAGGGCAGCCACAATGGTCCAACCAGCACCAAATGCTTTCTCACATCCCCACATCCTCGTTATAATCAACCACAAATTGTTCGGCTCTGATAAGCCCTATGCCTATCTGAATTTCTCCTGTATTGTCTACACAAGCAAAAGAGAGGGACTACCCAAAAGCTCAGCGGTAGCTCCTTTAGGTATCTGTCAAACCAGTACTATGCATAATTCATCAAGCCATTTACTGTTACTGAAAACAAAGGACGCCAAGCCCTCTGTACTAATGGCTAATGGCGTGtatatatgagtgtgtgagtgtgtgtaagagagagagagcgactGAGAAAAAGCATTAGAGTGTAATAAAGTTAGGTGAGCAGGCAAGTTGGTAAGATGATGACAAGCTAAAATCTGGCAGATATATGCAGCCCTTTAATGTAATCCTGAAGCTGATAAAAACACAGCTCTATGTCTATGTGTTTTGTGGGTACCTGAAGCTCCCAGAAGATGCTGCGTGTGTGCCTGTGATAGTACTGTCTCAGAGGGATGTATTCAACACCGGTGTAGTCACCTTTCAGGTAGCCCTCCACGTGTTTAAAGAACCAGGGTTTGAAATGCAGGCCGATTCTATTGATCTGATATCAGAGGGGAATGGGAGGTTACATTTGATAAAACTTGTGCAAACAAACCTGCATACACACTCCCACACATCTTACCTTATCCGGCTCTGCATGGTCAGTCATCGTTCCCGTCATGATGACGGCGGTGTCCAGGCTATACTGGATGCCCTCAACAAACGTGTTCTGCTTGTTCTCTGATGCTTCAGTGAAACATTTACAGATGTTCTCCAGTCCTTTCACTGGCTCACAGTGCAGCTTCACCCATGGCTTAGCGGGGACTATTTTAATCTCAGCTGCTACCAGGAATCCCAGAGTACCGCAGGACCATGGGACGGCATGAAACAGATCAGAGTTCTCCTCCtaaatgagattaaaaaaaatgacgtTTGAACAAGAACAAACAGATCTATGGCATAATTGGGATTGTGGTCTCATCCTTGTTGGTGTCTAATGTTAGGCTATTTATCACATGTCCACTTTCACAACATTAGTCAACATTACATCATTCAGCACTTTATCTTCTCACAAAGACACCACTGGTTTTGCTTTCCTTGTGTGACAGTTATGCAACATGTTACCACTTGTGTAGGGATTTTTAAACATTACTAGTGGAGAAGTAGCCAGAAGACCTGAAGGGTAATGAATTTTAGTAAACACGAGGTAGTCTGATCTGAGGACTGTCtttaatttttactttgaattcagttttatttttttaaaagtttactttaaaaaatgtgctgaaaaatcaaaccaaaataGATCAAAAACATGgctttaatgtgtttaatgGTACTAAAGTGGCTTCTTACATAATCAAATGGACAATTATGTCTCCACAACAGGGCTTTATCTTGTACTTTATAGATTATTATAGTCAATagggataaaaacaaaagagagcAAAATTATTGCTACCATCATTTTACTCTGCTTTATAACCAAATATGGTGAATTAAATGTATCATATAATATAATGGATGTTTAGCACAGCCCTGCCTGTGCCACtaacaggtgaaaataaaagGTTACACCACTGTGATGTGTCGCTCAGTCACTCGTTCTGTGACAGCGGCAATAAAGGTTCTTTTATCTGGTTGAAAAACAGAGAATAACTGTAGTCTTCCATAAGCACCAATGAACAATTTATGCTTAGATTCATTTTGCCAATTGCTATTGATTTAAATGGAGAATTTACTGAGGAtggtattgcttttttttttttttgtgtttttttttttttataaagtccTGGGCAAACAGTATCACACAGCTGTTTATCTCGTCTAGATATGAGCATGTTCATGCTTCTTAGCAATGTCTTCAGAGGCTTGAGTGAAGTACTCAATATGAGATGAAATGGTGACTCCCAAGGGGAAATTAGGTTACTGCAGCAGAAAGAAGCGATTGTCTGGGGAGGGAGATTAATACTATGTAATTACTTAACTGCACCAGAGTAAGATGTTATAGAAAGAGCAGAAATGATCTCCAAATGTGAGTAAAGCTTTGTCTGACATCTTCTGTCTGAAGTGAATagttatgaataaaaataaatttaaaaaaccaCCAGTAATATAAGACAGTCTTTGTGGGAGAGAGGTAAAGTGCTGATTTTTTTGGTGATGGTGATGTCGCATGATGATACCTGGTTAAACTGAGTTAGTAAGAGATAAACGTGAGGCAAGTCCAAAGATAGCAGGCTCATCGATAAATCTGACTTCATGATACAGGCAAGTagacatgcagcacacacattCAATACTTACCTCAGTGCAGCGAACTAAGCTGCCATCAGCTAGAACCAGTTCATATGCGACACAGATGTGCTGAAACAGCCCGTAAATATGAGAGGACGACTCAATTCCTGTACCCATCACCAAACCacctgagagaggagaaagCATAAATCTGTTCTTAGTAATTCAGTTTCTACCCAGATGAGACCAACAGCAGGCAAACACATGAGCAGAAAGCAGCGTTTGCCTGCTGGGAGCTTGTATTTCTGTGCCTGTACGGACATCAGGATAAATGAATGCACCGTGGCCTAATGGGAAAATATTAGATTGTTGATGCACAGTTTATGGCTTCAGGAAATCCATTAGGAAAGCTGATCCAGGGGTGCTTCCAACACTGCAGCCATTTCCTCCCAGTTTCATCTGCTCAGCTACAACAACTAGCCTCTAACACAATTAGAGAAGTCGCTGAGGCTCTAAACAGGATACAGTGATTGATGCACGATCTGCACGATCTACATCACAGAACAATGAGCTGTTGAAAGCATCAGTATGACGCCCTATTTCCAGAAACCAGTGTGCCAGATGAAGGTAATATTCAGTATAATATGAACAGCATACCAACAGTGAGATCATCCAGCTCAGGCAGCACTGGCAGAGTCCAGCCAATACAGTTTAGGAGTGCGGTCACCTGACCCATGTTGGCAAGCGGCTCAACTCTCACCAcctacaatataaaaaaaaactcttaaagTGAAAATGGATTGATTACAGCGTTGGTGTGGTGTCACTCCAGTCATTAGATTAAATACCGAGACCTAAATATGAAGTACAATAGTGGCAGGAATAGAGACAGGCAGATGTTCACATACCCCATGGTTTGACCAGAATAGTAGTAGGAAATAGTAGATCGATTAACCAAAGTGTCCCTTCAAATTAAGTAGTTTAATCAGGCTGGCTATTGGCTTATTGATGACCTGTCTGAAGAACTGCTCATTTGCataaaactgcaaaacactTTGAACCTCGGTGctactgggaaaatgttttgtggactgAAGAAATGAGAgttacatttttcataatttcagCATCTTTGGGCACTTTGCTATTACCGAGAAGAAAATAGATTGGCCAGTTAATCGAGATTTCTTCAGAATAATGTCAGGATGGTCTATCAGCTGAAACTCAGCAGAAGAAGCTGGGTGaggcagcaggacaatgaccctaaaccTGCTTGACAAGCTGTGAAGGGACATCAGAGAGGAATGGTCCCAAATTCTTCCTGAACACCAAAGGAAGTTTGACCACTTATTTATTGTTTCCATCAACACCATCAGTGTTTACCAGGCTGGGCTAATTGAGTGATTGTTAAACTTATTAGTTTACACCTGCGCTTTTTGTGCCTTTTGATACGTCTGAGGGGAAATATGTGTCGTGAAAGGATCCATGGGTAAAGCCGATTAGAAATGGTTCAATAGatgagcagacagaaaacatattttcttcatACTTCAGTTTTTGAGACATTTCACGTACGGGGACACAACTTGTGTGAGTTGGTGTCTCCTACCTGCCTGCTCGTGTCCACCTCCAGAATGTCCATCATGTTGATCATAATGttcttgtgtgtttgcttgtatttGCCCACTCTCAGTGACACAGTGAGCCAGCCTGGTCGACCTGTACACATGTAGGTTTTACCGCCCTCCTTCCTCCACTCACGCACCTGAAAGGAGTCAGAACAGGTGATACAGAGGGGCTGATACAGATTATTATCATCATCGAGGATGGCTGTCAGCAGTGTATAAAAAGACTCTGAGTGTTGCTCAGTGTCAAAGGCCTGTGTGTGCTGAAGTGCTCTCATGCATGTGGCTATTTTGATTTACCCCTAAACCTATATGGTTTGAAGCTGTAGAATAAAATCTGCAGTGGAATTTTTCCATATAGCACGACTTGTAAAAGCTGgttacagaaaaatataagaGTTGTAAAAGTGGTGCAATATCTGTTAGCACCTCATGACAGCACCTCATTAAAGGAAATATATGTTCTGATAATTGTGTCATACCTATGAAATAGTGGCCTATAAAACATCATCCCACAGCATCAAAAGAAGGTAAATGGGTAAGTTCTCTAATAATGAATTAGTCTAATGAATGACTGGTGAGAATAAAACAGTTAGACCCAAAGTCAAAGTTCATACATCACAAAGATGACTGTAAACAATTATTTACATAAACTACTATTTGAAACCCAAGTAGCCATTTTCAGTACCCATGATTCCTTGCAAACATGACCACACatgcaatatactgtacaacGTGTGATGGTGAGTTACAGTATGATAATGAAAAGGGTTATCCTACATATAGTGTGACCAGAGGCAAAATGATGCTAGTCTCAGATTACACATGTCCCTAAATTATTATGggaataacaataaacaacacacacacacacacacctgttcacaGCGCTTGTTTGCTCACCTGTCGCTGGATGTCTCGCACGCGCTGGTCGTGCAGTTTGGGGGCAGACAACATCTTAAAAATGAGCCACGCACGCACATAATAATACACATCAAATATGACGGAGAGCGGCAGcaggaacagacacacaaatatccATCTCTGGTGAACAATAACGTAATCTAGACCTTTGACCTTTATCCACAGTAGAAACATGAGCACCAGGCCTCCTAAATACAGCAGCGCTCCCATCGTGTCTGGACCGTCAGTGTCCAAACTAAAACTATCTGCTCCACTTTTCCAGGCTTGTTACCACAGACCGCGGACACACTTGATTATCTCAAACCCAAACCGGCTCCTGATTACCGCTTCACGATGATATGTCAGGTCAGTGCTGCCTGGCCCCTCGGCCTCTCTCTTGCTTCACACTGATTGGATGATATTACCAAAGGGGCGGGGCCGAACGCCAAAGCTTTACGCTAATTGGTTAAGCATTTGACTGAAGGGAATAGTGCAATAGTAGCGCTTGTACCATTTAGCCAATCACAAAGCAGAGAGGCTGTCACACCATGTCTGCTCAAATGCTGAACCTGAATCCTGAAAGTTTTAAAATCCAAACTTTAACACAGGCAGCACATGAACACAAGCAGATATGATCATTATTCCCATCAGCCATTTGTAGACAATAGAACCACAATCTGTTCCATTATTATAAATTGACAGCATATATTAATAACATGTCTGTAGccaaaattgtaaaataaaaaaaattagttgtttgacctttttgttatttttttccctaaCTGTTCCTTTtgctcattattttatttttagccatACTACCAGTGTGGCTCTGTGGAGGACAAAATCCTTCTGCCTCAGCAGCTATTATATAGTCCTGACATATTATACAGACATTTAGAGAGtattcctattcagggtcacagggatctgctctctttgggtgaaaggcagggggtacaccctggacaggtcaccagtccatcacagagccacatatagagacacatagagacactcacactcactcctatgggcaatttagagtcaccaatcaacctgacatacaggtTTTtgggtttttggactgtgggaggaaaccagagtacctagagaaaacccacacaagcacgtgaggagaacatgcaaactccacacagaaagcgCCCTgctgttgtgaggcaacagtgctaaccactaatccaccatgtTGCCCATGATTCATCtcaaaagaaatcaaaaacatccaccaattgtcagtatttttgttttattacatgtgACCTGTCACTAAGCTGCTATTCAAATTCTACTCTACTGTACTATCCCAGCCATAAATCCCTCCAATTTACTATTTTGTAATGAATATTAGGTTGTGATGAAGGATGCAACCTTTCAAGACAAAACTGTCTCAGACCTACAAAAATTTAACTCTTTATACCGATGTGACCTAATGAGGTCACAAAAGTACCTTAATATTTTCAAAGTACACGGGCCTGACTTCCACTCTGTTCAAATGTTCTATATGTCCATTTGACTTCAGAGAAActgctgtctcacacacacacacacacacacacacacacacacggctaaAGTGGTCCCCTTCAGACACATTAGACAGAGGGAGGGTGGGGCGCCAGTAAAGATTTCTTAATGGGCTCTGCCGTCCTCTCGTCCATCTGCCCTGATGATAAACACATAGCTACTCCACTTTGCGCATCAAAGCATTTAccgttttattttttcttcatttcccaAATAAACCAGCAGTTTCCACACTTTTTCACAGGAGCTGGAGGTCTCCAGAGTGGGGACTAACGCGTGGATTAGCCTACATGAGCAGTATGGGAAATGGGAATGACACATATGTAAGATTTACGAAGCGTTTCTCTGTCACAGGATTTCTCTAACTGTGGAGTACATTTTTTGGATGTCTGGTCAGCGTCAAGGCGCACGGAGAGCGCACTCCGTGGGACCGTCTGTGCGTAAGTGACACTATCCAGCCGGTCACAGCCTTCACAGTAACCTCAGAAACAGCCACGGTCCCGGAGGAGGATGCCTTCCCTGCACCACGGAGCAATCTTCATCGGAGTCTTCCTCATTGTGACCGGGGGCTCCACGGCCTTCCTGACCTCGTCCCAGAGCCGCCTGCAGGCGTTCTCCCTCTGCTGCGTGGTGCTGGGGGTGGTCATGCTCATCCTGGGACTCTTCTGGGCAATGAACAGCAAAAATGCCGTAAATTACAACCACAGGGAGTTCGACCCGGAGTGTCCGCATTATCCATACAACGACTTCCCCAACTTCGGCAGCCATGCCGTCTTCACACCACCGGGGAGCCGCTTTCCAGAGTCCCACTCAGTATTTCTGCCCAGGTGGGTAAAAGCCAAATGTCACTGCTGCACAATTCAGTCTGTATTTGGAAGCATGATCAATGACATCCTAGTGCCAGGAAACAAGACTCCACTGCTGGTACAAAGCCGGCATGTACTTTATACTATCatactactactagtactactacttataataatattaataataatataaaaccaTTCTGCCCAATCCCAAACAAATGATTCTTAAACATAACGCTTTCTTCTGTGCTAAATATTTATTGAACCTCCCTAATTATTCAATTCATTCTTGTTGCTTTATATTTGGTTACATTGTGGATCCATGTGTCAGTGTTTAGGGTCCACAGAGGTTCACCAGAGGCTACACAACTGAACCTtttccaaaaatatttattttggccAATTATTTACAtagtaatataaatataaatataaagggAAATATAAATGGCTGCTAATAAAAgatttagtttgacattttgtg includes the following:
- the dhcr24 gene encoding delta(24)-sterol reductase; amino-acid sequence: MGALLYLGGLVLMFLLWIKVKGLDYVIVHQRWIFVCLFLLPLSVIFDVYYYVRAWLIFKMLSAPKLHDQRVRDIQRQVREWRKEGGKTYMCTGRPGWLTVSLRVGKYKQTHKNIMINMMDILEVDTSRQVVRVEPLANMGQVTALLNCIGWTLPVLPELDDLTVGGLVMGTGIESSSHIYGLFQHICVAYELVLADGSLVRCTEEENSDLFHAVPWSCGTLGFLVAAEIKIVPAKPWVKLHCEPVKGLENICKCFTEASENKQNTFVEGIQYSLDTAVIMTGTMTDHAEPDKINRIGLHFKPWFFKHVEGYLKGDYTGVEYIPLRQYYHRHTRSIFWELQDIIPFGNNPVFRWLFGWLVPPKISLLKLTQGETIRRLYEQHHVVQDMLVPMKHLQAAIRCFHQEINVYPLWLCPFLLPPGRGMVHPKGQEEELYVDIGAYGEPKVKHFEAKASMRQLEKFVRDVHGFQMLYADVYMEREEFWEMFDGQLYHRLRRELGCKEAFPEVYDKICKSARH